A genomic window from Thunnus maccoyii chromosome 2, fThuMac1.1, whole genome shotgun sequence includes:
- the LOC121883679 gene encoding polymeric immunoglobulin receptor-like isoform X1 has protein sequence MRISLKVTICFMTASVSLLSVSGNKEGLARINCDNTPVNQTAHVGGSVTINCDYSRAEESNVRYLCREDEKLNCRNMIETHSSNYTKRGRFSLTDNKQQRVYTVTLSGLTKADAGRYKCAMENSSFITCSTEVHLHILNWDDVKLEEISGDTGDTIKIQCYYPISHEIKEKSLCKGKDPSNCEELIHTTEQDRDTTKGRFIMKDNRRVKYYYVYIKNLSINDSGTYWSSFDRTCWYAGYCKFHLSVVEKGTKTKESDPQAPQATTASVLTDKSSTSSQPETGMMVGVVVSLTLLVIAVVVLILCRHKLPRTQVCCTAGGSSEQRTYTGNNTEGNHGDYEEIEENLGNTLPSIYVNINPPADHLHYANVYFQKDSVSVLTDRNTLPDTNKNGSSCDYSSISPTRGTTHPPAAGQTVYSTVNLEGNMT, from the exons ATGAGAATATCTCTAAAAGTCACCATCTGCTTCATGACAG CCAGTGTGAGTTTATTGTCTGTGTCAGGAAACAAAGAAGGACTGGCCAGAATTAACT GTGACAACACGCCTGTGAACCAGACGGCACACGTGGGAGGATCTGTTACCATCAACTGTGACTATTCAAGAGCTGAAGAAAGCAACGTCCGCTATCTCTGCAGAGAAGATGAAAAGCTCAATTGCAGAAATATGATAGAAACGCACAGTTCAAATTACACAAAGCGAGGAAGGTTTTCTCTGACAGACAACAAACAGCAAAGAGTCTACACTGTGACACTTTCCGGACTGACAAAGGCCGACGCAGGAAGATACAAGTGTGCTATGGAAAACAGTTCTTTCATTACATGTTCAACTGAGGTCCACCTGCATATTTTAA aCTGGGATGATGTTAAATTGGAGGAAATATCTGGTGATACAGGAGACACTATCAAAATTCAGTGCTACTATCCTATCAGCCACGAGATCAAAGAGAAATCCCTATGCAAGGGGAAGGatccttccaactgtgaggagCTAATACATACAACAGAACAGGACAGAGATACCACTAAAGGCAGGTTCATTATGAAAGATAACAGAAGAGTGAAGTACTACTATGTGTACATCAAAAATCTGAGCATAAACGACTCTGGAACATACTGGAGCTCCTTTGATAGAACATGTTGGTATGCTGGATACTGCAAATTCCACCTTTCTGTAG TTGAAAAAGGCACCAAGACAAAAGAATCAGACCCTCAAGCTCCGCAGGCAACAACAGCATCAGTGCTGACAGATAAGTCATCTACATCTTCGCAACCAGAGACGG GTATGATGGTCGGTGTGGTGGTGAGTCTGACATTGTTGGTGATAGCTGTGGTTGTACTTATactgtgcagacacaaactcccCAGGACACAAG TGTGTTGCACTGCAGGAGGATCATCAGAGCAGAGGACTTACACTGGAAACAACACAGAG GGAAATCATGGAGACTATGAGGAGATAGAGGAAAACTTAGGAAATACATTGCCGTCCATTTATGTCAACATCAACCCTCCTGCAGACCATCTGCACTACGCCAACGTCTATTTCCAGAAAGACTCTGTCAGTGTcttgacagacagaaacacacttcctgacacaaataaaaatggctCGTCTTGTGACTACTCTTCTATCAGTCCGACCCGGGGCACCACCCATCCTCCAGCTGCAGGGCAAACTGTCTATTCTACTGTAAATCTTGAGGGTAATATGACCTGA
- the LOC121883679 gene encoding polymeric immunoglobulin receptor-like isoform X2 — protein MRISLKVTICFMTASVSLLSVSGNKEGLARINCDNTPVNQTAHVGGSVTINCDYSRAEESNVRYLCREDEKLNCRNMIETHSSNYTKRGRFSLTDNKQQRVYTVTLSGLTKADAGRYKCAMENSSFITCSTEVHLHILNWDDVKLEEISGDTGDTIKIQCYYPISHEIKEKSLCKGKDPSNCEELIHTTEQDRDTTKGRFIMKDNRRVKYYYVYIKNLSINDSGTYWSSFDRTCWYAGYCKFHLSVVEKGTKTKESDPQAPQATTASVLTDKSSTSSQPETGMMVGVVVSLTLLVIAVVVLILCRHKLPRTQGGSSEQRTYTGNNTEGNHGDYEEIEENLGNTLPSIYVNINPPADHLHYANVYFQKDSVSVLTDRNTLPDTNKNGSSCDYSSISPTRGTTHPPAAGQTVYSTVNLEGNMT, from the exons ATGAGAATATCTCTAAAAGTCACCATCTGCTTCATGACAG CCAGTGTGAGTTTATTGTCTGTGTCAGGAAACAAAGAAGGACTGGCCAGAATTAACT GTGACAACACGCCTGTGAACCAGACGGCACACGTGGGAGGATCTGTTACCATCAACTGTGACTATTCAAGAGCTGAAGAAAGCAACGTCCGCTATCTCTGCAGAGAAGATGAAAAGCTCAATTGCAGAAATATGATAGAAACGCACAGTTCAAATTACACAAAGCGAGGAAGGTTTTCTCTGACAGACAACAAACAGCAAAGAGTCTACACTGTGACACTTTCCGGACTGACAAAGGCCGACGCAGGAAGATACAAGTGTGCTATGGAAAACAGTTCTTTCATTACATGTTCAACTGAGGTCCACCTGCATATTTTAA aCTGGGATGATGTTAAATTGGAGGAAATATCTGGTGATACAGGAGACACTATCAAAATTCAGTGCTACTATCCTATCAGCCACGAGATCAAAGAGAAATCCCTATGCAAGGGGAAGGatccttccaactgtgaggagCTAATACATACAACAGAACAGGACAGAGATACCACTAAAGGCAGGTTCATTATGAAAGATAACAGAAGAGTGAAGTACTACTATGTGTACATCAAAAATCTGAGCATAAACGACTCTGGAACATACTGGAGCTCCTTTGATAGAACATGTTGGTATGCTGGATACTGCAAATTCCACCTTTCTGTAG TTGAAAAAGGCACCAAGACAAAAGAATCAGACCCTCAAGCTCCGCAGGCAACAACAGCATCAGTGCTGACAGATAAGTCATCTACATCTTCGCAACCAGAGACGG GTATGATGGTCGGTGTGGTGGTGAGTCTGACATTGTTGGTGATAGCTGTGGTTGTACTTATactgtgcagacacaaactcccCAGGACACAAG GAGGATCATCAGAGCAGAGGACTTACACTGGAAACAACACAGAG GGAAATCATGGAGACTATGAGGAGATAGAGGAAAACTTAGGAAATACATTGCCGTCCATTTATGTCAACATCAACCCTCCTGCAGACCATCTGCACTACGCCAACGTCTATTTCCAGAAAGACTCTGTCAGTGTcttgacagacagaaacacacttcctgacacaaataaaaatggctCGTCTTGTGACTACTCTTCTATCAGTCCGACCCGGGGCACCACCCATCCTCCAGCTGCAGGGCAAACTGTCTATTCTACTGTAAATCTTGAGGGTAATATGACCTGA